Genomic segment of Ostrinia nubilalis chromosome 10, ilOstNubi1.1, whole genome shotgun sequence:
ctgcaagtagcacctactacgcctgacatagtaagggcaagctctcaacggcagtcatcatcgtccggtcagcgctctcgaacacacacaaacgcatacagtccactgcaatccaccacattttcctggtccttcgagccggatcaccacaaTAAGCTATGTCATAAGTTTCTTAAGTTCATAAGTGGTTGATAAAGCCTTTTGTGAATTAGTGATTTATGCTACATAAAATTTCAACCATGCATCCTTGTCAGAAAAATATCCTGTAAGAATGCATTATTCTAAGAATAAGTTATTTTTCCTCcttataataatgattttaataatgCACTAAAACTACACTCACTGTCCAATTCAGATGCAAATTCTGCCAAGATTCAAAAATCTCAGCAGCAGCTGTGAAAATAGTGAAATATAAAAAAGCCCTCCTTTATTGTAGGATCTACTTTTCCCAATGTAAATTAGGATGAAAATTCAAAAGAGCACTTAGTTTTAAACCGGAATCGGGTACTTGAAGTATTAATTGCTTTTCGTGGCTCATTGTGATTCAGGTCCGTGCGAGGAAGATGCAAATTGCGCTAAACTTTCCTACTGCTCTACTTTTCTAACGGGAATGTTAGAACTTCCAGGAAAAACAACGCTCGTGGAATAGAAGTGTCCTCATAGTTcacaataagtatttttttattttccgcaGCCAAGTGGCAGTTCAGTGgtagttttttattttgttacctAATTTCCATTTGCTAGAGTCAAttgaaatagtaataataaagaattatggacattttatttactgtaattGAAATAATACTGAATTGGTGTTTTTAAGTTGGACTTGAAAAATTCGGCAATAAAGCACAGTGTTTTTCCATCGACTTATTTTTAAGGACTAAAACAACAATTAAGTAATATCGTAAAACTCTAGAAAAgctttttttctacttttacttCACTTCATAATCAGTTTTTACTCTCAAGACCGTTTATGTTTTGCTATTCTTTGTTATTCTTGCAACCATTTTCCACTCACCCTATCTCTATCTTTCGTCATCCCGTAATTACACTGCCTGCCTATGTCCTAAATactaataacaaattaataaacgGCCTCAATAACAAAATTGGTTCTATCATTCGATACGAAATGTCATTTAGTCCAAAAATTACCAATTTGCGAACAATTAGTACGAACTAATCAACATCGATGTCGTGATGAATTTTAACACTGGTCATGCGAGTTTCAATCATTAAAACGTTAACTGGTGCATAAAATCGATATAGTTTCCAATTAAGACTGAAATAGGCTCGGAATATACATCATAAATAGTCCAATCTGTATATTAATGTGTGATTAATTACTAATATGAATGATAGGAAGTATAAGAACCCTAACTATTAAATTCACCAAAAACAAGCAATAGCAAATATTAGGTAAAACAAGCAAACATTCACCAAAAACAAAAGGCAaatcgtaaaaaaaatatttcccatacaaaattaacaattaatattatgtaactatgGGAGTTTTACTGTCACATCATGTGatattttgcaacagaaatgataataaaataataagccaAGGTCTTATCTTATTTCCCCCCAATCACTCAGAAGGCTACATTGTCATAATTATGCATCACAAAAACTCGTAATACACACACAGAGTTAATTAGTAAAATGCAACGCGCCTGCGAAATTGGTTTTGTGGATGTCAGCTGTATCGAACATTGCTCGTGCAGTGGAAGTAGGGACAGTATACACAAGCCCATGCAAAATTCTGCAAATATATGGGTCATCATACATAATTATCATTAACTATCTATTGCAGTCTACTGCcggattaaattaaattaaatatatctTCCCCAAAACTCGCCATTTTACCTTGTCTTCATCTAATCGCATTCTTCTTTTGCCAAGACTGTCTGCTGCTTGCTGGACTGTCTCCACTCCACTCAAAAACTCGTTTATTCCAGAAGAAGAAATACTTTAGTATGATTATTCagtccgttcgtttcagcccaatgacgtccactgctggacataggcctcccccaaggatttccataaggACCAGTCcttcgctgcccgcatccaggtacttggcgtgaccttcaccagatcgtcggtccacctagtggggggcctgcccagtGCCCAGACTACATCTTCCGCCCCGATGATTCTTCAGTATCAGATCAGTATCTCTATTGACTCCTGCAACCATTTAACCTGAGAATCTCAGTTACATTGCTTTATTAATCATGCAATGTTGCTAGAATTCCACGAATAAAACAAGTAGGTATCTTGGATATGTGTAACTTAGGCTTTTCTTGCTTGGTGTAAGAACCATAATAGTATCttaaatatcttaataaataTCAAACATTACCAAGTCTTCTGTATTCTTCTATATTGTCCTGCTGGCTAATGAGAACGTAAATATTCCACTGAGCGcgcaatattttattgatagcCGACTGTACTGGCTTGACACGTTTTTATTTTAGCTTATTACTTTTACTGTTCCGCTATTTATTGAAATCTATTGACATTGTGGAAAATTCTGACCTACTTAAATGtgtattaaagatttttttatgcagcacaaagcaggtatacagggtggacacgataagtgatctcactcggttatttctaaactataggtacaagatatcgaaaaactggttactgatcctgaaagtgctttacgagctctttcaaatggtatcaGTAATAGGGTACAGAATAAAgtatctatccgaaaattcaatgtttccagcttccatacatttagtaaaccTACGTTTAGAATGTTTTATATGTACTgtgtagttttatttaaaaaaaaaacatgtgacCTTTCGGAACAACAATGTAAACCGTACTTAGTTATAACTTTgaataacaaaactaaaaataatccGAACATTTAACTCACTTACTGCCAcctttcaaacaaaaaaataatttcactcCACGACAGATCCCGCAGAGCGTCCGCTGTGCAAACCTCAATCTCGCAGCtcgttatttaaaatatttattttaataatgcgATAAAGCTTTGGGAGGAAAAGTGTAAGTGTTTTCCTTAAAACACCGCAGCCCGAGCTTTGCGGTTACAGGTAGGGGCAGGTATTTTTATACTTAGCAATTTTATCGCGAGTGCATTTTGCTATTATTTTAACCTAAGGCGTTTTGTGGATACTATTGAGTTATGattttcttataattattttaattacggtaatcacttaccatcaggtgatccgtctgctcgtttgcctcctatcacataaaaaaaaacttacttactaaaaggTCAGGTTAAGAATACAAAGtagattattaaaaaaaaaagtagtaaCTACTAGGGTTACAATTTCCAACCATGTGTCTTGATTCGCTGGTATACTTGAAGGGTTATTCAAAAATAGGGTCTTCACTCACTTTGATATTatgaaaatttataaaaatggaGGAAACCAGAGAAAATGGGTCATCCTTGAATTTTTACACTATTACATAATTCTATCTATAGCTGGAACAAGTGAAGCTCTTTAAAGTTAACAATAGTTTGTAATATCTCAAATTTTTcctcttataaaataaaaactacttattacattagtatgtatcatTAAATCATTGGGAAAATAATCAAAAACCAAGGTATTGTAAACTTTACGTAATCACAATCATAAATCATACCTATTTCATTAGCAATCCTTTCCCTACATTGTAGCTTCGCGACTCCCACGACAATCTGGCTTGTAATATAGTGAAATTGCATTCGTATATAACGTTCCATTCTCCCTAACGATATTAGGGATAATTCCCATGCAGGAAGAGCTAGCTTATTATATACGCAATAAACAATAAGGGTGATCGTCACGCACGTAAATTGATATTTCAGTAGGTGTACGCGACAAAAGTGCTCGTTTCCACGACACTATGCTGATGTGTTACGCTAAACTTCTGCTGTTTGCATCGCGATGGAATAGTGTGGACTAGCCTTTAAGGTACTGCTATTGAtgcgttatttttatttagtttggtttgattcacaaaaaaaaaaacaatttcttgGAGTAGAACCACAGTATCTGGGTTTAGAAAATTTTTGACACAACTTCATCGACACACTACCGTTTGCTATaaatcatacattttattttctcAATTTTTGTAATGCTAGCTAGCTTATTACTcttttaactaaaaaaatacagtacACAATTATTATAGATGATGCTCAATTCGTATTTTTCTTCTACATAATaacaagaacataataataccgTCATTCTAAAAATTTCTACTTACTAGGTGCAGTaattcgaaaaaatatttagctTAGTGAGCACATATTTCAGCATACTCTCGAATTAGACAATTTTCCTCAAACAAtaagttatttcaataaaaatctaaGACAAAGAGGTAGGTCCATACAACTTTATCTTTTGATCGTAGCAACCCTCCGCTCCGTCGCCTATCCTCTTATTAAAATATATGTCCTGTAGAACCATGATATTGTGGTTCATCGCAAACTTATGGAAAATAGCGAAGCAACTGTACTCGTtctacactcagcggcacggaatttggcccaagcctaaacaaccagatatgaggccaaataggtattgtatacctaagtttcgtgtgaaaTGTTAACAggacatttgtttttgttaatttaagaggctatattcataaaaaaatgcgtctgtttaacttttttgactctagaaacgtatttcgttgttggagcgtaaagagtacggataagtttaaattcgatattgaatgttgtaagggtttggcgttttgttttttgtttttaaattaatcttagggttattctcgattccataatttgagaataatgcccattactccagctcaagttgctcaaatagtgttgcttagaagtcaagggcgtatgcagcgggagatggctgaaactttcaatttatggcatacaaacttaagatacacgttaaaaaggcataaCCAGgccgccttttacacaagaagaccaagaagtggggaattaaggtgtatgtcagcgcgcgatgatccgattatcgtgcttgcaatatcaagaaatcgggttctcactacgtttgagatacgccagcgtttacaaacagcaagcccagtgaatgtcagtaagcacacaataagaagaatgatggaggatcataacctgcatactcgaagaccagcttgaggaccagaacttcccagataccttcgcgaagtgcgacttacgttttctagagaacatgcaaattggacgcaaggctgatggagtaaagttctatgTATCGATGATTGCAGAGTCACCTTAAGAGCTCCAGACGGCCGTGGAAGTGTATAGAGAAGGTGCGGAGAAGAATTAAtacgcaaacagacagttttcataaaaagtctactccattagtctaacgtacaatttgcatgttctctagaaaacgtaagtcgcacttggcgaaggtatcggagaagttctgatCCTcaagctggtcttcgagtatgcaggttatgatcctccatcttccttcttattgtgtgctcactgacattcactgggcttgctgtttgtaaacgctggcgaatgtcaaacgtagtgagaacccgatttctagatattgcaagcacgattatcgggtcatcgcgcgctgacatacaccttaactccccacttcttggtcttcttgtgtaaaaggcggtctggtcatgcctttttaacgtgtatcttaagtttgtataccataaattgaaagtttcagccatctccctctgcatacgcccttgacttctaagcaacattatttgagcaacttgagctggagtaatgggcattattctcaaattatgaaATCGAGAATAAccttaagattaatttaaaaacaaaaaacaaaacgccaaacccttacaacattcaatatcaaatttaaacttacccgtactctttacgctccaacaacgaaatacgtttctagagtcaaaaaagttaaacagacgcattttttttttaaatttagcctcttaaattaacaaaaacaaatgtcctgttaacatgtcacacgaaacttaggtatacaacacctatttggcctattatctgggtgtttaggcttgggccaaattccgtgccgctgagtgtatttgAAAGTATAAACGATCCAGTTGCTGTATAACCAGACGCAGGCTGCGCCTTGGTCGGGGAATTGCATTAATCGAATGACTTCCGTATGTtaattctataaaataaataacactttattacattaatttataaatcaGCTGGTGCCTATTTCTTTAATTCAAGATCTTCAGTATACTCCCTTAACTGTGACTAGCTTCATGAAAAGGTTTTCAGGCGTGAATACCATCTACCTACATAAGAAGATTTTTCAAAATAGCTGAGACACTCTGCCATTCTAAATATTGcaatgtatcatcatcatcataaacatGTATACCAAAAACTCAGCATTTTTGGCGTGACAAAAATACCAACAAACACTTTcttttacattaaataattCTTACATGAAAGAATTTTCATACCTATCCAGCCAAAAGACATTAATGCACAAATGCTCCACGTGAAAGCCACTGCAATTTGCTAATTTTGATTTGCATGGGAACGCGCGTTTATTACTGCTATAATACATGTCTGTGGTTTTAATACAATTACTGCTGAGATAGGCATTTCCTGTACAGCACTTTCCCATTTGGGTAAAATTAAATGTCCGGTAAATTATAGCGTGCCGGACTTGATTAGTTCTTGACTGAAATGTCAACATGATATGTTACCATGGTCATGAAAGTAGTGAGATTTTCTTATAAGTTCGCGGGCCATCATTTATTGAGTAAGTAGCCAACTTTATGCGCAGTTCAAAAACTTGATTTTCTTGAGGTTTAATCTATTCAGCTTGGGCAGTTGCcgtttacttatatttttatgaTCTCAAAAAATAACGCTAAAATActtgaaaaagtaaaaagtactTAGGTAAAAGTGTTTATTCAAAAAAAAACACTGAAGTACAATTTTAGATTGCGATCTTTGCGCTAACTATTAATAAACGATACCTGATATCGACCTTGACAGGACGTATTATAAAGTGTGTCAAATCTATCAAAGAaatacgtaataaaataaagaaataaaaaattaaaatacgtaggttaataaaataaactaataaagaaaaataagtttcgtgtCTCCTTCaacacttgacattggcagaatcACTGCGGCAATATCCGCAGGATAgtccaaaaaaataaaataaataagtttcccGATTGAATAAGTGCCGATGCGGGAATATTTCACGCGTCCTAGACTCCTCCGCAGAGCCAATCACCTTCCTCGGATCCAGACTAATAAACTAAAGATGATTAATGCTGTCTGAGAGTTTGATGAATATCAATACTCATTATTCTTGTTAGCTGTTCGCCAGTCTAACTTTGatttccatactaatattattataatttgaacaagaatatcataatatttaatattattagctTTATAAACTGTTTTAAATAACAATCAACTAACCGTTGATTGAAGTCtttgctttttaataaaaaaataagaacttgTTATTTTTTACTACTGTAGTTAAAATCATCATTTTTGGTATTGACTACAAAGTAGATAAGgctgtaacttttttattttattgaatttgaatattaattttaaattttttacaaaatataaaaacgaCGCCGGAAACAACGATCGACCTTCGTTAATTATTTCGAATTGATAAAACAATAAGTTGAACTAGAAGTATAATTTCGTCCACACGAGTATCGGGGGCGTAGCTCAGATGGTAGAGCGCTCGCTTAGCATGCGAGAGGTACCGGGATCGATACCCGGCGCCTCcaatcttttttaattttttttataaaacatttttattagagAGATGGATTGaagattattgaaatacgtattcaaatgtaaaataaataattttgatattttttttgtagttacTATGTAGTTCTCAGAAGCAAAGTAGGctgtgtaaattaataaaacctCAGATAAAATAGATCTTATCTAATCGTTATCAATTTTCATGATGGTTGTCAAGTTAACTTAAAAATTGCCAAACCTCTTCGCCTTATTAATTTTTGACTACCTAACGTGCCCCTCAgagttaataaaaatacaaattagataaaatattgctttatttgtTAATTGTTGTACTATGTTACAAAAGTCCCTGTAATTAATGAAAAACTATGGAAAATGCTTGTTCGTAAGTCTTTAATCTCGTAGGAATAAGTATTGCACATAAAAATTTATTGTATacaaattgagaatgttactaggtatgcaaaatcacttgaaatctatgttacagttaagcttttacatttacaaatacattagtttttatttcattcaaaaatacccagtagttatgattttataggcattcaaagttcgcttaaatattgagtcccgccgacggtcacgtgaccccgcgtgacgtacattcacagcgtccgctcactagaaaacggatataaacatacttaaatattttttttttgtaaatacaaacttattatacatattaacacccagacccatcacagaaattaaaaatgaaccaaacccaaacttgatgcgattgtgtcgttttattgcgaattaccttccagctccatcattagaccccgattactatatagaattaaaatactcatcaatacaaaacgaacgagcccaaactcgatgcatttaagtcgttttattatagagttcctatggccaccttccagctccatcatcagatcagctccatgtcatcataatattgcatggtcatccaaatcacatgtgtttgcgaaatttcagcttaatcggttgcctggaagtgggtcttaattcagtttgcaagattccacccatacaaatatgagccagtcgttgtaatatgacgtcacgcgcataaaatggcgggccggccgccgcccgcacttttaaaattcaatatcttggaaactaattaacgtatcgaaataattctttcacgtgtattttttatttttaacagagaatacagaaagctaaaaaacaaaattagtgaacattcttcattgacaTAATTGATCACATTATCATTAGCTAGCTTAGGCAAATGCAGGTATACCAGTAATAGCTCTACCTAATATGAGGCTATGAATATCGTGGGTGCCTTCGTACGTGTTTACCGCTTCTAGGTTCATAACGTGTCTAATAACGTGATATTCATCAGCTATTCCATTTCCCCCCAACATATCGCGCGCGACTCTCGCCATATCTAACGCTTTACCACAGTTGTTTCTCTTGAGCATCGAAATCATTTCGGGGGCCGCTTTATCTTCGTCCTTCAATCGCCCCACCCGAAGGCACGCCTGGTAACCAATGTGAATCTCCGTCAGCATATCCGCCAGCTTCTTCTGTATCAATTGGTTAGAAGCGAGCGGTTTCCCAAATTGTTTTCTATCTAATGTGTACTGGCGGGCAATCCGCAAACACGACTCGGCCGATCCGAGGGAGCCCCAAGCGATCCCGTACCGCGCGTTATTGAGACATCCAAAAGGCCCCTTCAGACCGACTACGTTCGGCAATAAATTCTCCTCCGGTATAGCCACTTCGTCGAGCAATATCATCCCCGTTTCTGATGCCCGCAATGAAAATTTCCCATGGATTTTGGGCGTGTCCAAACCTTTCTTAACTTGAGATCTTTCCACGATAAAACCTCTGATTTTACCTTCCTCATCCTTTGCCCAGATGACCATTACGTCAGCAATTGGCGCGTTAGTAATCCAAGTTTTAGATCCGGATAGAATGTAGCTTTTTGATTTAGAATCGTACTTAGCTCTGGTGACTAGCCCTCCTGCATCGCTGCCAAAATTGGGTTCAGTGAGCCCAAAACATCCGACCAACTCGCCTTTAGCCATTTTAGGTAGAAATTTCTGCTTCTGCTCATCGCTGCCGTACATGTTAATTGCTCCCATTGCTAAGCTGCTCTGTACACTCATTGCCGATCTGAACGCTGAATCTACGCCATCTAGCTCTCTCGTAAGCAGGCCATACGTAACGTATGAAACTCCCGCGCATCCGTAGCCCTTAATGGTGCACCCAAGGACTCCCAACTCACCCATTTCTTTGTAAATTCCCCTGTCGAACTTTTCATGTCTGTTCGCTTCGATTATTCTCGGCAATAATTTCTCATTACAATAAGCCCTGAACGAGTCCCTGACCGCCTTTTCATCGTCCAGTAGCTGTCCTTCTAAATTCAATGGATCTTCCCAGTTGAACGCAACTTTGGCATTTCTTACGTTCGTAGTAGATAATGCTCTGATATTGTTGCTATTTTTGTACACAAATGagagaattttattatttaatgacaCTGCCATGGTGTATCACTATCAATTGAGTCTGGTTGTTTGTGAACTTAAAACACAATCGCTCCTCTAATATTATCAGTTGTTTACGTAGTTATCACTCGTCCAAATACGTTGGTACATACATTCATGTACAAAGAATATTATGAACTAGATTTTGTGTGACCTTCAGGCACTTTTCCTTTTATTCTCACGGGATATTATGTCACAAATGTTAGAAACACTTTACGTGTGTGCGACTAACCTCACCAATGACCCAATGACAGCGGTCTAAAAGTATTTGCGGCTATGTTCACAGCACTACGTAATACCTTGTTTGTGCGATGATATCAATGTGGATTCAAAACTTGTGCGCCGATAGAATAAAGGTCAATTTCGCGTGTTATCTCTGACGGCGTATGATTTAAGTATGTTGCTATGTATTCGCGGCattatcattataataatattcgtAGCAATGTAATGAAGATCCAATTCAATAAAGTAAAAAGATAAGGAAAATAAGTTAATGTATTTCTACGTGTTACCAAAGAGTGTCTTGAATCTTGATGTTCTTAGATTATGTTTCTTCCGAGTTCTCTTTCATGTGTTTTACTTATTTCATTTCCTAATTCGTAAATTACAGTAGTGTAACTTCCAAAATTAAATGCTTATAAATTTTTCTTTTCAGCATTTGAACATTTAATATCCTCATTAAAAACTAGCTCTGCAGTTTAATTTCGTGTAAAAATACCTCTAAACTTTTGTAGGTTGAAACAAAGTTTAAACAGCTTACTCGGTAGAGTATAGTTATTACATACTTACTTTGAAAGCGAACGGAACTTAGTTTTAAGTTTTGGTATAAACCATACTTGTTAAGTCTTGTAACTACATAGTTGTTTTTAGTGTGTATAGGTGTTTTATAAGCCGTATGTTGGAATTAAAGTGCTTAAATCATTATGTacttattacccgactgcgccagaaggagggttatgtttttcgagtgtatgtatatacatgtatgtatgtatgtatgtatgtatgtatgtattttctttggcacggcctacagcctaaacggcttgaccgattttccATATGACTTACTCtatatttaactaaaaatattgttcATATTAAACTAAACAACACTGATATCTATGTTATCTTATCATATTGTGCctccgtagatttttttatgaaagattGCAACATTATTTTGCAATATACTAATAAAAACGTatgcaaacataaataaatgtacattactaaaagtgaaatatttcacgttatttcattattacgttactgaatataataaatattcttgAGTGGAACATAAACGGGCAACACGAAGAAACTTCAAACCGCATGCAGGTCCGACCCGCAACAAATTATACGTACATTACTTACACATGTAACGTTGGAAATGTCCGCAACAAAACTGGGTCATAGAATAGGTACACAGCCGGAgaacttacattattttttatcgtgCCTACCGtactaaattttaataaaatactgtaGGCATATCAACCTGTATCGATATGTTTTACTGAAAAAAACGTTTATGATTTTTAAATGGAATTCTACTTTTAgcacagtcgacagcacattagactatatatatttttattgtaaaatagcctgtattacaaagAAATAAGACGCCATTGTGTGTAGCTTAATGTGCTGCCATCTGCGTCTGAGAAATCTTTAAAGCAATTACTCCATAGCTCGAAAAGTATGAGATTTTCACAAAAGGcgctttatgcccgttttcaccatcaatccctaatttttattcCTGTTATATGTgtttaccataggggtcacttaaaaattagggattgatggtgaaaacgggcattactgtTTTAATTTACTAGCGCAGTTTAACGTTttttcactcgaaaaaataataagtactatgTACCTTTATAGCATTTGGGAATATACTGCAATATCTAAGAAGAATATACCAAATAGGTACACTGACTCTAATCAATGCAGGAAAAGTTCTTGCGGAAAACTGGTTAATTTTCCCAAAGGAAATTCCTCGACATTCCACGAAATTAAGAAACACtcgatttgtttttgttttcaaacAGCAATTTTGTTCAAACTTTTGAATCACGTGTACAGGTACAGGGTTTTGTATTCTAGTCACATTTTCtgaagctgagttgcaccatcttactttaactttaacacacGTCAAAAGTCAGTTCaactccgtacaaaaacaccggttattagCTATGGCTagagtaagttggtgcaactcagcctaaggagTTTCTTTCCTTAGGTGCTCTCGTATGTTAGAAGTTCAAACAATGAGTTCTGTTCTATTGTTATTCAATGCAGAACGAAAcaaaaaatgcatgaaaaagcGACACAGTGACCGAGGATTTAGCCAACGGACGGTATGTCCACTTATTTATGTCCTGGGGCAAATCCAACGCGTCATGAATGCGAACAAGGTTCCAACTGAAGCTGCAGTTTTTCTttacaatgtttttttaaagcctaaCTAATTGGCTGCGAAGACACGCGGTGTtaggaaaagaaaaagaaacagttGTCAGGAAGCGAGACAATGTTTATTTCTTTAGGTATTAGGCTCTTTAAATCCGAggatagtatttttttttctgtaagcactcaaaatatttattatttataagcgGGCAgacaaaataaacaacatgattGATACATGATTTAAAAAACTTACTTATACGTATGTTCCTACCTATAAGGttactttcatattttttatgcgtaaaaattttcagttttgttattTTGCTATAGTAACAAAAGGGAAAACTATATTATCTTTGGTAACACCATAAAGTCGATGGGAAGACTTCGTTAGGTCTTATCTAAAATTAATCATTCTTCAAACCTGTGTAGCAAAATCTGATTATCTGCAATCACAGTGGATATTGTCACTTACCGCGTCTCCCTCAACAATGTAATACTAGAGGGATGTCTCTAGTGTTGccattttgatgaattttcCCCTACATCTGGTTATTTACTCCCTTTCTAcgaaaaaaaatagtatttactGATTTTGCCTCTGACAGTTAATCACAAACCGTAAGCTACTTTATTTC
This window contains:
- the LOC135075786 gene encoding glutaryl-CoA dehydrogenase, mitochondrial, with protein sequence MAVSLNNKILSFVYKNSNNIRALSTTNVRNAKVAFNWEDPLNLEGQLLDDEKAVRDSFRAYCNEKLLPRIIEANRHEKFDRGIYKEMGELGVLGCTIKGYGCAGVSYVTYGLLTRELDGVDSAFRSAMSVQSSLAMGAINMYGSDEQKQKFLPKMAKGELVGCFGLTEPNFGSDAGGLVTRAKYDSKSKSYILSGSKTWITNAPIADVMVIWAKDEEGKIRGFIVERSQVKKGLDTPKIHGKFSLRASETGMILLDEVAIPEENLLPNVVGLKGPFGCLNNARYGIAWGSLGSAESCLRIARQYTLDRKQFGKPLASNQLIQKKLADMLTEIHIGYQACLRVGRLKDEDKAAPEMISMLKRNNCGKALDMARVARDMLGGNGIADEYHVIRHVMNLEAVNTYEGTHDIHSLILGRAITGIPAFA